In the Sulfurovum zhangzhouensis genome, one interval contains:
- the rpoB gene encoding DNA-directed RNA polymerase subunit beta produces MLNSLHSGNRLRVDFSKTPREIEIPNLLQLQQQSYDDFLMMGKKDRKNSTLEKVFKGSFPIHDQQNRLTLTYKGSDIIKPKYTVRECMERGLTYSVSLKMNIALTIWNRDEKTGEKLDPKEIKEQAVFVRDIPLMTDRTSFIVNGVERVIVNQLHRSPGVIFKEEEGTTTAAKLLYSAQIIPDRGSWLYFEYDAKDILYARINKRRKIPVTILFRALDYSKEDIVKLFYSTKEIVIKNNRFLTKYNPDDFTGRAEYDVKDADGNIVVNLGKRLTKKKAQSLQEEGLEWIEYPVDVLMERHLATPVIDQESGEILYDVVTPLDETKLKKMIEQGIDSITIIDDLAEGSDNSIINAFIADQESLRLLKQTEEIEDENVLSAIRIYKVMRPGEPVTPEAAKAFLQQLFFDPERYDLTKVGRMKMNHKLGLETPEYTTILTAEDLINTVKYLIKVKNGQGHIDDRDHLGNRRIRAIGELLGNELHNGLVKMQKAIKDKMTTISGSLEELMPHDLVNSKMITNTILEFFSSGQLSQFMDQTNPLSEVTHKRRLSALGEGGLVKERAGFEVRDVHPTHYGRICPIETPEGQNIGLINTLSTYSKVNELGFIEAPYKVVKDGKVTDEIIYVTATQEEDKCIAPASTEVDEKGYIVGDLIETRLNGNIELNDSKRVDLIDISPLMISGSAAALIPFLEHDDANRALMGSNMQRQAVPLLRTEAPMVGTGMEAIVSRDAWECVKANRGGTVEKVDGKNVYIMGEDESGVFIDHYALDKNMRTNQNTTFTQTPIVKLGQKIEAGQAIADGANMDQGELAIGKNIRVAFMPWNGYNYEDAIIISEKLIREDTFTSVHTYEKEVEARELKHGTEEITRDIPNIREDELLHLDESGIVKIGTYVKPGMILVGKVSPKGEIKPTPEERLLRAIFGEKAGHVVNKSLYCPASMEGVVVDIKVFTKKGYEKDARAIQAYEAEKAQLDSDHHDQLLMIDREEILRIAKYLSEQDLVKDVTIGENEYKSGSKIDQETIKEVNRFALRGVVQSYSEEVQEEYEALKNYFLKQKKRLKTEHEEKLSVLEKDDILPSGVTKLVKVYIATKRKLKVGDKMAGRHGNKGIVSNIVPEIDMPYMEDGTPVEIILNPLGVPSRMNIGQILEVHLGLVGKNLGTQIQEIFDNKQADFVEQLRAKMTEIADVAKLMNAKETLAKMSDEDLIKYGRDWSKGVKFATPVFEGANQAEFDKLFELAKIESDGKMVLFDGKTGEQMIERVNVGYMYMLKLHHLVDEKVHARSTGPYSLVTQQPVGGKALFGGQRFGEMEVWALEAYGASHILKEMLTIKSDDVEGRARAYRAITKGEPVPESGVPETMFVLTKELQALGLDAELYAQKNEVEVEDE; encoded by the coding sequence ATGTTAAACTCTTTACATTCTGGTAATAGACTTCGCGTCGATTTTTCAAAAACCCCAAGAGAGATAGAAATCCCTAACCTTTTGCAACTTCAACAACAAAGTTATGATGACTTTTTGATGATGGGCAAAAAAGATAGAAAAAACTCTACATTAGAGAAGGTTTTTAAAGGATCTTTCCCTATCCACGACCAGCAGAACAGACTTACACTTACATATAAAGGCTCAGATATCATTAAGCCGAAGTATACAGTACGTGAGTGTATGGAGAGAGGATTGACTTACTCTGTTTCATTGAAAATGAACATTGCATTGACAATCTGGAACAGAGATGAGAAAACCGGTGAAAAACTTGATCCAAAAGAGATCAAAGAGCAGGCGGTATTCGTCCGTGACATCCCATTGATGACAGATAGAACATCATTTATTGTTAATGGTGTAGAAAGAGTGATCGTGAACCAACTTCATAGATCTCCTGGTGTAATCTTTAAAGAAGAAGAGGGTACAACTACTGCAGCTAAACTTCTTTACTCAGCACAAATCATTCCGGATCGTGGTTCTTGGTTGTATTTTGAGTATGATGCAAAAGATATCCTTTATGCACGTATTAATAAAAGAAGAAAGATCCCTGTAACGATTCTATTCCGAGCACTTGATTATTCTAAAGAAGATATTGTTAAACTTTTCTATTCTACAAAAGAAATCGTGATCAAGAACAATAGATTCCTTACAAAATATAATCCGGATGACTTTACAGGTAGAGCTGAGTATGATGTAAAAGACGCTGATGGTAACATCGTAGTAAACCTTGGTAAGAGACTTACAAAGAAAAAAGCTCAATCTCTTCAAGAAGAGGGATTAGAGTGGATTGAATACCCTGTTGATGTACTTATGGAAAGACACTTGGCTACACCAGTGATCGATCAAGAGAGCGGTGAAATACTTTATGATGTAGTTACACCACTTGATGAAACTAAACTTAAAAAGATGATCGAGCAAGGTATTGACAGCATTACGATCATTGATGATCTTGCTGAAGGTTCAGATAATTCTATCATAAATGCCTTTATTGCTGATCAAGAAAGTTTGAGACTACTTAAGCAGACTGAAGAGATAGAAGATGAGAACGTACTTTCTGCTATTCGTATCTATAAAGTGATGAGACCAGGTGAACCGGTTACACCTGAAGCGGCAAAAGCATTCTTGCAGCAACTTTTCTTTGATCCTGAGAGATATGATCTGACAAAAGTCGGTCGTATGAAAATGAATCATAAGCTAGGTCTAGAGACTCCAGAGTATACAACAATACTAACAGCAGAAGATTTGATCAATACAGTAAAATATTTGATCAAAGTGAAGAACGGTCAAGGCCATATCGATGATAGAGATCACCTTGGTAACAGACGTATCCGTGCTATCGGTGAATTGCTAGGTAATGAGCTTCACAATGGTCTAGTTAAAATGCAAAAAGCGATCAAGGATAAGATGACTACTATTTCGGGTAGCCTTGAAGAGTTGATGCCACATGATCTAGTAAACTCTAAGATGATTACAAATACGATCCTTGAATTCTTCTCAAGCGGACAGCTTTCTCAGTTTATGGATCAGACGAACCCACTTTCTGAAGTTACACACAAAAGAAGACTTTCTGCACTTGGTGAGGGTGGTCTTGTTAAAGAGAGAGCAGGATTTGAAGTACGTGACGTTCACCCGACTCACTATGGACGTATCTGTCCGATTGAGACACCGGAAGGTCAAAACATTGGTTTGATCAACACACTTTCAACCTATTCGAAAGTAAATGAGCTTGGATTCATCGAAGCACCATATAAAGTGGTAAAAGACGGTAAAGTAACTGATGAGATTATCTATGTAACTGCTACACAAGAAGAAGATAAGTGTATCGCTCCTGCATCAACTGAAGTAGATGAGAAGGGATATATCGTTGGTGACCTGATTGAGACAAGACTTAACGGTAACATTGAGTTGAATGACTCAAAGAGAGTAGACCTTATCGATATCTCTCCATTGATGATCTCAGGTTCGGCAGCAGCACTTATTCCGTTCCTTGAGCACGATGATGCAAACCGTGCACTTATGGGATCGAACATGCAACGTCAGGCAGTACCACTTCTAAGAACAGAAGCACCAATGGTTGGTACAGGTATGGAAGCGATTGTAAGCCGTGATGCATGGGAGTGTGTGAAGGCAAACCGTGGCGGTACAGTTGAAAAAGTTGATGGTAAGAATGTTTATATCATGGGTGAAGATGAAAGTGGCGTATTTATCGACCACTATGCGCTTGATAAAAATATGAGAACCAACCAAAATACAACATTTACTCAAACACCGATTGTTAAGCTTGGTCAAAAAATAGAAGCTGGACAAGCAATCGCGGATGGTGCGAATATGGATCAAGGAGAGCTTGCTATCGGTAAGAATATCCGTGTTGCGTTTATGCCATGGAACGGGTATAACTATGAGGATGCGATTATTATCTCTGAAAAACTGATCCGTGAGGATACATTTACTTCAGTTCACACGTATGAAAAAGAAGTTGAAGCAAGAGAATTGAAGCATGGTACAGAAGAGATCACAAGAGATATTCCTAACATCCGTGAAGATGAATTACTTCACCTTGATGAGTCCGGGATCGTTAAGATAGGTACCTATGTGAAGCCTGGTATGATCCTTGTTGGTAAGGTAAGTCCAAAAGGTGAGATCAAACCGACACCTGAAGAGAGACTACTTAGAGCGATCTTTGGAGAGAAAGCTGGACATGTTGTGAATAAATCACTTTATTGTCCTGCTTCAATGGAAGGTGTAGTTGTAGATATCAAAGTATTTACAAAAAAAGGGTATGAAAAAGATGCACGTGCTATCCAGGCGTATGAGGCAGAGAAAGCACAGCTTGACAGTGACCACCATGATCAACTTCTTATGATCGATAGAGAAGAGATTCTTCGTATCGCTAAGTACCTTTCTGAACAAGATCTTGTAAAAGATGTGACAATCGGTGAAAATGAGTATAAATCTGGTTCTAAGATAGACCAAGAGACGATTAAAGAGGTAAACAGATTTGCTCTTAGAGGCGTGGTACAGTCATATTCTGAAGAGGTACAAGAAGAGTATGAAGCACTTAAGAACTACTTCCTTAAACAGAAGAAGAGACTTAAGACTGAGCATGAAGAGAAACTTTCTGTACTTGAGAAAGACGATATTCTCCCTAGCGGTGTAACAAAACTTGTAAAAGTGTATATTGCAACGAAGCGTAAGCTAAAAGTTGGGGATAAGATGGCAGGACGTCACGGAAACAAAGGTATCGTATCTAATATCGTTCCTGAGATCGATATGCCATATATGGAAGATGGTACACCGGTTGAGATCATCCTTAACCCACTAGGGGTACCTTCTCGTATGAACATTGGACAGATCCTTGAAGTACACTTGGGGCTTGTAGGTAAAAATCTTGGTACACAGATCCAGGAGATTTTCGATAACAAGCAGGCTGATTTTGTTGAACAGCTTAGAGCAAAGATGACTGAAATTGCTGATGTTGCGAAACTAATGAATGCCAAAGAGACATTAGCGAAGATGAGCGATGAAGATCTGATCAAGTACGGTAGAGACTGGAGTAAAGGTGTTAAGTTTGCTACACCGGTATTCGAAGGTGCGAACCAAGCAGAGTTTGATAAACTCTTTGAGCTTGCAAAAATCGAGAGTGACGGTAAAATGGTACTCTTTGACGGGAAGACAGGTGAGCAGATGATTGAGCGTGTAAATGTTGGATATATGTATATGCTTAAACTACACCACCTTGTTGATGAGAAGGTGCATGCACGTTCAACTGGTCCATACTCACTTGTTACTCAACAGCCAGTAGGTGGTAAAGCCCTCTTTGGTGGACAAAGATTTGGGGAAATGGAAGTTTGGGCACTTGAAGCATATGGTGCATCACACATTCTAAAAGAGATGCTCACAATCAAATCAGATGATGTTGAGGGTAGAGCAAGAGCATATAGAGCGATCACTAAAGGAGAGCCGGTACCTGAGTCTGGTGTTCCTGAAACAATGTTCGTATTAACAAAAGAGCTTCAAGCACTTGGACTTGATGCAGAACTTTATGCACAGAAAAATGAAGTGGAGGTTGAAGATGAGTAA
- the rplL gene encoding 50S ribosomal protein L7/L12, giving the protein MAITKEDVIEFISNLSVLELSELVKEFEEKFGVTAQATVVAAAGGAAAEAAEEQTEFNVVLTDGGAKKINTIKVVRAVTGLGLKEAKDAVENTPTVLKEGASKEEAEDIKKQLEEAGASCELK; this is encoded by the coding sequence ATGGCAATCACAAAAGAAGATGTAATTGAGTTTATCTCTAACCTTTCTGTACTTGAGCTTTCTGAGCTAGTAAAAGAATTCGAAGAAAAATTTGGTGTAACTGCACAAGCTACAGTAGTAGCTGCTGCTGGTGGTGCTGCTGCTGAGGCTGCTGAAGAGCAAACTGAGTTCAACGTAGTACTTACTGACGGTGGTGCTAAGAAAATCAACACTATTAAAGTTGTAAGAGCTGTTACAGGTCTTGGTCTTAAAGAGGCTAAAGATGCAGTTGAAAACACTCCAACTGTACTTAAAGAAGGTGCTTCTAAAGAAGAAGCAGAAGATATCAAAAAACAACTTGAAGAAGCTGGTGCTTCTTGTGAGCTTAAGTAA
- the rplJ gene encoding 50S ribosomal protein L10, producing the protein MLTKAQKAQIVAELAAEFKEAGAVVVCDYRGMTVEALEAVRNNAREQECKVRVVKNKLAQLAIKEAGCEELVLTDTNIFIWGETQVLPCKVADKAASDNKDHFSIKTGLIEGKAADLATINAMAKLPTRDELLGMLLNVWNAPVQNFTIGLDALRRKREEEA; encoded by the coding sequence ATGTTAACTAAAGCACAAAAAGCGCAGATCGTTGCAGAGTTGGCTGCTGAGTTCAAAGAAGCTGGTGCCGTTGTAGTTTGTGACTACAGAGGTATGACAGTTGAAGCTCTTGAAGCAGTAAGAAACAATGCACGTGAGCAAGAGTGTAAAGTGAGAGTTGTTAAAAACAAACTTGCACAACTAGCTATTAAAGAAGCTGGGTGTGAAGAGCTTGTACTTACAGATACTAATATCTTTATCTGGGGTGAAACACAAGTACTTCCGTGTAAGGTAGCTGATAAAGCTGCATCAGACAACAAAGATCACTTTTCTATCAAAACTGGTCTAATTGAAGGTAAAGCAGCTGACCTAGCGACAATCAACGCTATGGCTAAACTTCCTACAAGAGACGAGCTTCTTGGTATGCTTCTCAATGTTTGGAATGCACCGGTACAGAACTTTACAATCGGTCTGGATGCACTCAGAAGAAAGAGAGAAGAAGAGGCTTAA
- the rplA gene encoding 50S ribosomal protein L1: MAKKASKRREALLKKVDVSKVYSVDEAIATLPELKSAKFDETVEVALNLNVDPRHADQMIRGSVVLPHGTGKTVRVAVFAKDAKADEAKAAGADLVGSDELIEQIQAGNINFDIVISTPDMMGVLGKVARVLGPKGLMPNPKTGTVTMDVAKAVENAKGGQVNYRVDKKGNIHAGIGKVSFDNAKIKENFITFVRAINKAKPASAKGKYITNAAVSLTMSPSVTLDAAELMELK; this comes from the coding sequence ATGGCAAAGAAAGCAAGTAAAAGAAGAGAAGCTCTACTAAAAAAAGTAGATGTAAGTAAAGTATACAGTGTTGATGAAGCTATCGCTACACTACCGGAGCTTAAATCAGCAAAATTTGATGAGACTGTAGAAGTTGCACTTAACCTTAATGTTGACCCGAGACACGCTGATCAAATGATCAGAGGTTCAGTAGTATTGCCACACGGAACAGGTAAAACAGTAAGAGTTGCAGTATTTGCAAAAGATGCAAAAGCTGATGAAGCAAAAGCAGCAGGTGCAGATCTTGTTGGTAGCGATGAACTAATCGAGCAAATTCAGGCTGGTAACATCAATTTTGATATCGTTATCTCAACTCCTGATATGATGGGTGTACTTGGTAAAGTAGCAAGAGTACTTGGACCAAAAGGTTTGATGCCAAACCCAAAAACTGGTACTGTAACTATGGATGTAGCTAAAGCTGTTGAGAACGCTAAAGGCGGACAGGTTAACTATAGAGTTGATAAAAAAGGTAACATCCATGCAGGTATCGGTAAAGTAAGTTTCGATAATGCTAAAATCAAAGAGAACTTTATTACATTCGTAAGAGCGATCAATAAAGCAAAACCAGCATCTGCAAAAGGTAAATATATTACTAATGCAGCAGTATCACTTACAATGAGTCCTTCAGTGACACTAGATGCTGCAGAACTAATGGAACTAAAGTAA
- the rplK gene encoding 50S ribosomal protein L11, with protein sequence MAKKIASKFKMIIAAGAANPSPPVGPALGQRGLNIMEFCKAFNEKSKDMMGFKVPVIITVYSDKSFTFELKQPPASQLIMKAAGLNKGSDNPLKNKVATISQAKVDEIVDQKIKDLNTNDREMAARIIAGQCRSMGVDIVG encoded by the coding sequence ATGGCAAAAAAGATAGCAAGTAAATTCAAAATGATCATTGCTGCTGGTGCTGCGAACCCGTCACCACCGGTGGGACCTGCACTTGGTCAACGTGGTTTGAACATTATGGAGTTCTGTAAAGCGTTCAATGAAAAATCAAAAGATATGATGGGATTCAAAGTTCCTGTAATTATTACAGTATATAGTGATAAGAGTTTCACATTTGAACTTAAGCAGCCACCTGCATCTCAACTTATCATGAAAGCGGCAGGACTTAACAAAGGTTCAGACAATCCACTTAAAAATAAAGTAGCTACTATCAGCCAAGCAAAAGTTGACGAGATTGTAGATCAGAAAATTAAAGACCTTAACACAAATGACAGAGAGATGGCAGCTAGAATCATCGCTGGTCAATGTAGAAGTATGGGTGTAGATATCGTAGGCTAA